The genomic region GTAGCCGCTGGGCGTCACTCCGAAGCGGCGCTCGAAGGCGCGGCGGAAGGCGTCGCCGCTGTGGAAGCCCACCGAGTCGGCCACCTCTTCGATGGTCTCCCCGTGGGCGGAGAGGCGGCGGCGCGCCTCGTCCAGCCGCAGCCGCTCCACAAAGTCCGCCGGGGTCGTCCCCAAGGCCTTCTTGAAGCGCCGCGTGAAGTGCCGCGGGCACAGGCAGGCGCGCGCCGCCAGCGCCTCCACCGAGAGGTCCTGGCGCAGGTGCCCCGCCACCCACGCCGCCAGGTCGGCGAAGCGGTCCGCCGACTGCGTCTGGAAGCGCAGCGGCTCGGAGAATTGCTCCTGCCCGCCCGGCCGCTTCAGGTACACCACCAATTCGCGCGCCACCGCCAGCGCCGCCCGCGGCCCCAGGTCCTCCTCGATCAGCGTTAGCGCCAGGTCGATGCCCGCGGTGATCCCCGCCGAGCTATAGAACTTGCCGTCCTTAATATAGAGCGCGTCGGGCTCCAGCCGTACCCGCGGGAAGCGCCGCTGCGCGTCCGCGGCGTGCGCCCAGTGCGTGGTGGCGCGCCGCCCGTCCAGCAGCCCGGCTGCGGCCACGCCGTAGAGCCCGGTGCACACCGAAGCCACTCGCCGGATCCTCCCCGCGCGCTGCTTCAGCCACCCCGCCACCTGCGCCTGCGTGGCCGGCTCCCGCAGCCCCGGCCCGCCCGGGACGACCAGCGTGTCCAGCTCGGGGGCGCGCTCCAGCGTGGTGTGGGGACGGAAGACCAGCCCCGAATCCGCGGCGGTGAAGCACTGGCGCGTCAGTCCCAGCACCACGATCTCGTAGGCGCGCTGCGGCTTGCCGCCGGCGTCCTCGACGTAGGCGTTGGCGAAAGCCTCGCTCGGCCCCACCAGGTCGAGCGCGGTCAGCCCCTCGAACCCGATCATGCCCACGCGTCGCATCGTCATTCGCTCTCCTGGGCGCACTCTACGGCCTCCGCTCTTGGTCCGCAATGACGCAGGACC from Terriglobales bacterium harbors:
- a CDS encoding helix-turn-helix domain-containing protein, which encodes MTMRRVGMIGFEGLTALDLVGPSEAFANAYVEDAGGKPQRAYEIVVLGLTRQCFTAADSGLVFRPHTTLERAPELDTLVVPGGPGLREPATQAQVAGWLKQRAGRIRRVASVCTGLYGVAAAGLLDGRRATTHWAHAADAQRRFPRVRLEPDALYIKDGKFYSSAGITAGIDLALTLIEEDLGPRAALAVARELVVYLKRPGGQEQFSEPLRFQTQSADRFADLAAWVAGHLRQDLSVEALAARACLCPRHFTRRFKKALGTTPADFVERLRLDEARRRLSAHGETIEEVADSVGFHSGDAFRRAFERRFGVTPSGYRERFVLGRAAAG